CAGCCACACAGGAGAACTCTGAAGTTCCCATGTCTAAAAGTTAAAAtcactttttattgttattgtttttaatagttAAATTGCTTAGAAATATTTTATAGGAAGCATTTAATAAATTGAAATCAATAAAGTGGAAAGTTCCTGGAAACGCTTGAGTTATTTGCATCTGTCTAAATGCCCAAGGCTGTTTTCAAACACAACAACAATCTTGCTAAGTTGCATAGGCGGGCATTACTTTGAGACCCTTACATAGCAATACAGTTTCATATTCTATGTCCATACAGGGGTGTGGTATGGGGGAGAATACCCATACCAAATATGGTAGGAGAAACCGGACAGCCATAACTAATCTTTAACAAGTAGAATCTGAGCAACAAATACTATATATTGAAATACTATATATTCAACTGGCCCAGAATACAGCAGTCaggtaaaaaacaaaagcagcttaTCAGGAGCATGCTACTCTCTTGCTGAAACAGCTGCACTAGGTTTTAATTTATTTCCAGGACCATTTCAAAGAGCTGGTGATGATACCCTTGTGTGTCCCATTAACTCTAACCACACATTTGACTCTAGCCATACAGGACCTTCCTCATTAGTTGCCCCATTGGTTCACTAGGGAGCCTACCTTGCACTATCTTCAATGGCGTTCTGCAGCATGGCAAAGATGAGTCAATTCAGCTTGTCATTTCAACTATGCTGTGGGAGTTTGTGGCACCATTCCCCCTATTCTTGAAGTTTTATGGAACGTTCTGGATCCTTATGAaagcaaaatggcaccatccacatATAAGAGTGAGGGAAAACCCAAAGGCTTGTAGAAGGACAAAAAACATCACTGAAAAACCCTCAGGAAGGTAGGGGAAAATAGAAAGCCCTGGAGATGACGCATGtcatgcaacatttttttttgcagatccCACTTGTTACAGTAATTTTAAAACTGGCTAGTCTACTTGGTAATCTTTGTAATCTTTCACTCTGTTACAGAAGTAGTTTTGTAATATTGGCTCGTGCTGTTTTCCAACTTGGGCTTTAAGGCAAGAtacaaaagttttaaaataaatacgtCAAGGCAAACTGACCATGCTTCACTTAAAGCTACAGAAGATAATCCTAAAAAGTTCCACTTTTCTGCATCACAAGACCAGAGCTcagctatttttattttccaagagGTATATTAAAGCAAACCCTCAATGATGCAAGCAATTCCTAACTTGAGGAAAAGAGTTAGAATAAAGCTTGCATTGCATGGATTTATCAGTTTCGGAGCCATTCAAAATTGTTAAGCACTATGAAAATAAAGGAATCCATGAGTTTATTAAACTGTTTAACAGTACAGTCTTAAACCTGCCCAAACAGAAGTATATGCTCCACTAACTGTAACAGGATTTGCAGCCAAAGACAGTCTATTTCTAGGTTTAACACAATGAAATAATCGAAGTTAGATGTTGTCATAATATGGCGAAAATGAACCTTAAACCCTCAAgaaaattttgaaaaaaaataagtaGGCAACACTTTTGGAACTAAGCAACATTTTAAGCACACTAAGTTCCTATTTATAACAAGCCACGTGAATTCAATGAAAGAAAGTTCGGGATCAACTTGATTCTGAAAATTGTGCCTATCTAAAGCTGCTCCTCATATTCACAGTGCCTCACAATGGAAATGTGACCCATTGTCTCTTTTCCATAAATCAAATACATCCTCAAAATTACCACAgtaaagctccccacccccacaagatCTGGTGTTACTAACATTACCTGAATATTATCTAGAAAATTCACACTTTGGTTTTACTGTGTTGTTTTATCAACTGGTGCTCCAATTATGAAGGAGGGTCTGAGAGAAATATAAGCGAGGGTCTGATTAACTTACTTTGCTTCATTCTTTGGAAGTCACTGATTCTGtccttttttaaatgttctttttcaGCTTTCTGATTATCTAGGACATGATCAGGAATCAAATGCTGAAGAGGATTTGGTGGGATCTGCCTTATCATGTCAGCATTTCCATCCTGGTTACTGTTTACACCTGGAAGCGCAAAAAACGATTAAAGGACTTTGACTATTTGCACTGTTCAGGCACAAGGAAAAGCAGTTTATGAATGAAGTCCTTTCCGAAGGGCAGGGGATCccctggtgtttttgtttttttgtgttttttaaacttCTTTACAGATTTTTCTCCAAACATTGCTGACACCTGTGCTTTCATTTTCTCAGTAGTCAAGGCAGAGAATGGGGAAGGAGTGTCGTCCATTTTCAGCTATTGATACTTCTGTCACACTTCGTTTAAAAGCTTAACAGGAATGCTGCAAATACATCATTGGAAGCATCAGGCTTTCTCCATGCCTGGACTTTACTTTCTTACCAAGTCTGGTGACCACTTGTGTCACTCAAACCACTTTGTACAGTTGTTTAATTTATTGCATGGCGTGGGGCAGCGTAGAgctgtggttcccaacctttttttgtccatgccccacctaagcttCTATAAAATGctgatccacccccccccccggtgacataTAATTATTCTTATTGAAAAAGGGAACTCCTATTCaagtggaggaagcctaaaaggccattcactgttaataactcattctcgaattgccccccttaaaaataaattacccCCCTGTGTCCCacgttgggaagaagaagaagaagaagagtttggatttgatatcccgctttttactacccgaaggagtctcaaagcggctaacattctcctttcccttcctcccccacaacaaacactctgtgaggtgagtggggctgagagacttcaaagaagtgtgactagcccaaggtcacccagcagctgcatgtggaggagtggagacgcgaacccggttccccagattacgagtctaccgctcttcaccactacaccacactggctctcaggaaccATGGTCCTAGAGAAACAAACTGGATTAACTTCAGCTCTTTTACAAGTTAGATTAACCTTGTTAGTGGTTGCTTCTCACTTCCAATCTGTTGTGATTAACACCTCTCTGTTCTCTGGGATTGCtcactttacaaataaaagctGCCCACATGTACACCTTCACGCCTCTAATTCCTAAATAATGTCTGCTTTGTAATGTCTTTGCTAAACCTGAGAAACAGAGATGGAAGGTGGTGGTTttatccccgcaacggggtgagttgctcggtccctcctcctgccaacctagcagttcaaaagcacgaagtgcaagtagataataggtaccgctctggcaggaaggtaaacggcatttctgtgcactgctctggtttgccagaagtggcatagtcatgctggccacatgacccggaagccgtatgctggctccctcggccaataaagcgatatgagcaccgcaaccccagagtcgttcgcgactggacctaatggacaggggtccctttaaagaAGTTTTAGATCACACTCACCTTGGCTCTGCATAAAGACTAAAGGAGAGGCCAGACTGAGAACTTTTTTTTCTCTTAagaccattaatttcaacaagTCTACTGTACTTATAACTTGGTTGGACACAAACCAAATCACTGTCCTCCCCCTGTTGACTCTTAGCAGACTGGGAAAGAACTGGTGACCTCATTCCACCATAAGAGAGTGAGGGATAACCTGCTTTAGAATGCCCTTCactggcatctgaagaagtgtgcatgcacatgaaagctcataccaagaacaaacttagttggtctctaaggtgctactggaaggattttttttattttttatttttattttgtcttcacTGAAGGAGAATATTTACTCCTGTTTTGAAGATACACCAGGGACTTACCTTGAGCCAGATTTGGAGCATGGGGCTTTTCTGTTGGAAGATTTCCATTGGGTTGAGGTTCATTCTGAGAAGCTGAAACAAGTGGCTTCTTCAAagctaaacaaacaaaatcaCACTATGACTCACTAATCTACTAATACCAATGGCACATCCTAAGGCAACCACTGAGCGCACTGTTCAAAAAGAGAACTGATATGTTCTGCGAAGGGCTGATTTCTGACAAGTGAACCAAGATTGGTACAAATGCAGTTGTTGCCAGAAGCTCTTCTATATTTTCAAGATAAGCCATACAGAAGCAGGGGCTTTCCTGCAAGGGCCAGAATCCAGGATACTATAACAAAAGTTTGTGCTCTCACCAGTTTGAAATGTTTTGTCAGGGCAGCATTTGCTAGCATTCACATGCCGAGAAGAGTTAAGTGCAATTTTGTGGGGttgcaaaaaatatatttaaaaaagcttTCCCACCTCCCTATTTATACTTATTGATGAGCAAGAATCAGTGAcaaccatatatacttgagtataagcctagtttttcagcacactttttgtgctttaaaagctgtcctcggcttatactcaagtcaaccattccttaagaagtgtacaagaacggtggttctttactctccctaggcagcttgttccattcctgaactgctcacataaatgcaaactttagaccccagaaggcagaaagcctatcagttaaggaagtattaaaaccccacaggtgctcactttccctggctcctgcttaaacaggacaggatcccagccttctctgtataacacaagggaacattgcgctgtgagttaaaccacagagccctagggcttgctgatcagaagaatggcggttcgaaaccctgcgacggggtgagctccacagcagcaaaggaggaagaggaaggagcagcccaaagggctgctttgggctgctcgttcctcctctaccacagtggcaaaggcgaaccggcttatacttgagtcaataagctttcccacatttttgtagggaaattaggtgcctcggcttatatttgggtcgacttatactcgaatATATACGGTAATTCTGCCAGTTTATACTAAAAATCAAGACAAGTAGGAACCCAGAGATTCTGGTGCGGCATCTGTCTTTTTATTTCACATCTGATAACTTCTTTAGCCAATAGCACTTTACCCCTCTTCAGGCAAGTCCTCTTGTAAACGCCCTTGGTCACCTTTGGCAACAAACTGAAATCTGACATATCTAGCCCTTTCTCTGGAATTGAAATCAGTAACCCatctaaaaaaaccccacaaactgcTGAGGGAGGGAATGGGTATTTCAGAATTATCAAAAATAATAGAGTTTAGATTACTTAGAAATAATATATATCTTTGCTAACCTGTGAGTGTATCTTCAGCTTTAGCAGGGTCATTCTCTTCTATCCCAGGCATGCCTGCATCATCTCCTGGTTTAATTTTCTCTGTCAAGGCAACAAGACATTTCTCTCCTTACTGCTGCTTACTTTTAAGTTCTAAGTGCATTCAGAATTGTTACAAGGACTGGACTAGAGGTAGTAGGTCATAGTTGGTAAACAAAAAGCAATACATCTCCCTCTGTGAGCTAGCTGCAAAGGCAAGCAACTCTCTCCAAGACTTCATTGCTAGCCAGTAGTAAAAATGGCACCAAATCTGTGCCACAAGACTGAGGAGTTCCTAGCCAGCCAGGTACTCTGCATTCTCCCAAGACACTTAAGAGGTACATAGTGATATGACCCACAATTGTACTAGACAGACCTTTGCCATCTGAGATATTGTTGATGGAAGGTGTTTCATTCCTAATTACATTCTTTTCATCCAATTGTTGCGTTGTCTTCAATATTGTTGGATTATTGCTCAGGTTGCTCTCAATATCCTTACTGGACTGGCTTCTGTGTGCCGCCTGCTGCAAAAATGTAAAGAACCAACTATGAAACACATTCGTTCACATTTGAATTAGACATCCTGTGTGCTTGTAACTCCATTAGGATGATTCAATTTGTTGTCAATGGAAATTCACTTCTACTTCTATCTCAGCCAAGTTTTGTTCTTTTCTCATAACAAAGTCTAACATCAAATTTATGGATAGAACTGATCTACCCCAGGTGgccgaggtataaataataaattgtattatcattatcatcatcatcatcatagcaacaggggtgctggcaacccatccTAGAATCATGCAGCAAGCAGTGAAGGGTAGGATGCAAAGCAATCCTATCCATTCCCAAGTGGAGCGAAAGCTGGTTAGATCAGGCATacgcaaacttggccctccagatgtttttggcctacaactcctatgatccctagctaacaggtcagagattatgggaattgtagtctcaaaacatctggagggctatgggcctatgcctgggttagatcCTGACTCTTCTCTTAATGAGTAACTAGAGAGGAAATTACCAAAGGAAAATGGTATTTAAAAGCATTCTCAAGTGTCTATgaaaaatgataggaacatacGAAGCTACCTACCTTCAtggacattcccagctctacctagagatgctggggattaaacctgggacctccaGCATCCAAGGAAGATGCTCTCTCTACCCCTCAACTATGGCCCTTCACAGACTTAAACAACTGAGCATTTAGATGATGTACCTTTTGGTCTTGTGTAACTTGGTCCTCTAACTTTCTCATATTTTCTTCATGCTGCATCCTCAGTTCTTTGATCTGATGTCCACACTGAAAACTGGCAGAACAGATAATGTACAACACAGGTAACAAATTTTATAACTTGTCCAAGATTGACACAGGTTTTATATGCTCTCTGTTGAAGTACTATTTGTTTCTGGAACAAAACAGTATCTTTTTCCCTTGCAAGGCACTGAATGTATGAATCCAGTCTTTcggtccatctagcctagcatcagTCATCTACACCAGCTGGTAGTGGTTCTCTAAAGTCCAAGGCAAGATGGGTATTACCCAAGATCACAGAATCCTGGAGTTGATGACAGAAGTCCACATATCCTTTTaagtgaagatgccagggactgaatttcaaatattctacacacaaagcagatgctctaccacaatATTATGGATGCTCTTTGCAAAGGAAAGAGTTGCAGCCTCTACTAAGACTTGGGTTCTAAATTAAGGTGACTCTTCTTATAGACACATGAATGGCAATAAAATTGCtagtacatttgcaaagctaagtagggacaggtatggtttcaaactggacgAGGGACTgcatgctgagattcctgcattgcagggggttgaactagatgacccttggggtcctttccaactatgAGTCTATGAATAAGTGCCACAAGAATTGAAATCTCCTGTCAGACCTTTCCCTATCAAACCATTGTATTTGCTTATTCCTTGCCTGAGTCAGGAGGTGGAACATGGAATTGGCTCTTCCTCCATTCCATATAACATAGCAAACTGTGAGGCACCCTTCACTGTATTGGCTGA
The sequence above is drawn from the Lacerta agilis isolate rLacAgi1 chromosome 13, rLacAgi1.pri, whole genome shotgun sequence genome and encodes:
- the GOLM2 gene encoding protein CASC4 isoform X5 — its product is MVGFGANRRGGRLPSFLFVALLLVIAVLAFNYWTTSSRQTVLQEEVAELQGQAKRSDVARGRLEKRNSELLLQGELHKKQLEQKEAEHSQLSNQLQTREGQIRKCEESRIKLQNNISYQMADIHRLKEQLAELRQEFIRQEDQLHEYRNNNTQLLKRLEYESFQCGHQIKELRMQHEENMRKLEDQVTQDQKAAHRSQSSKDIESNLSNNPTILKTTQQLDEKNVIRNETPSINNISDGKEKIKPGDDAGMPGIEENDPAKAEDTLTALKKPLVSASQNEPQPNGNLPTEKPHAPNLAQGVNSNQDGNADMIRQIPPNPLQHLIPDHVLDNQKAEKEHLKKDRISDFQRMKQNDEERELQMDLADYRKPHFNDVL
- the GOLM2 gene encoding protein CASC4 isoform X4, encoding MVGFGANRRGGRLPSFLFVALLLVIAVLAFNYWTTSSRQTVLQEEVAELQGQAKRSDVARGRLEKRNSELLLQGELHKKQLEQKEAEHSQLSNQLQTREGQIRKCEESRIKLQNNISYQMADIHRLKEQLAELRQEFIRQEDQLHEYRNNNTQLLKRLEYESFQCGHQIKELRMQHEENMRKLEDQVTQDQKQAAHRSQSSKDIESNLSNNPTILKTTQQLDEKNVIRNETPSINNISDGKEKIKPGDDAGMPGIEENDPAKAEDTLTALKKPLVSASQNEPQPNGNLPTEKPHAPNLAQGVNSNQDGNADMIRQIPPNPLQHLIPDHVLDNQKAEKEHLKKDRISDFQRMKQNDEERELQMDLADYRKPHFNDVL